A genomic window from Struthio camelus isolate bStrCam1 chromosome 2, bStrCam1.hap1, whole genome shotgun sequence includes:
- the LOC138066251 gene encoding death domain-containing membrane protein NRADD-like: MRPRCRAPLCLLVVLQLCPAQVPARGRECASGSYTAAGRCCAACPPGFGVAVPCGLADTQCEPCRENRTFSAVSSAAERCRPCQPGCAAGEVMLRACGPRSDTLCMEKDLPMLKRVEGQPGEAAAPGEGSAAPNASAAGADFGPPAPEDAGKNIIPVYCSILAAVVVGLLAYVAFKCWHTCKQKQQLAKARAGELGTAVPEGEKLHSDSGVFLDTHSLQEPHQLSKAPRPEGRLYGAVPAARREELERLLESGGDWRALAARLGYEDEAVGTFARGQAPARTLLATWAAAEGATVEALAQALAAIGRPDAAERLAAPADASSLV; encoded by the exons ATGCGGCCGCGGTGCCGGGCTCCGCTCTGCCTCCTCGtcgtgctgcagctctgccccgcgCAG gtgccggcgcgcggccgggaGTGCGCGAGCGGCTCGTACACGGCGGCCGGCCGGTGctgcgccgcctgcccgccgggcTTCGGCGTGGCCGTGCCCTGCGGCCTCGCCGACACGCAGTGCGAGCCCTGCCGCGAGA ACCGGACCTTCTCGGCGGTGAGCAGCGCAGCGGAGCGGTGCCGACCCTGCCAGCCGGGCTGCGCCGCCGGCGAGGTGATGCTGCGCGCCTGCGGCCCCCGCTCCGACACCCTCTGCATGG AGAAGGACCTGCCGATGCTCAAGCGCGTCGAGGGGCAGCCGGGCGAAGCGGCGGCACCCGgcgagggcagcgcggcgcccaACGCCTCGGCCGCCGGCGCCGACTTTGGGCCGCCGGCGCCCGAGGACGCCGGCAAGAACATCATCCCCGTCTACTGCTCCATCTTGGCCGCCGTGGTGGTGGGGCTGCTGGCCTACGTGGCCTTCAAGTG CTGGCACacctgcaagcagaagcagcagttgGCCAAAGCGCGGGCCGGGGAGCTGGGCACGGCGGTGCCCGAGGGCGAGAAGCTGCACAGTGACAGCGGCGTCTTCCTCGACACCCACAGCCTGCAGGAGCCCCACCAGCTCAGCAAGG cacccCGACCCGAGGGGCGGCTGTACGGCGCGGTGCCGGCTGCGCGGCGCGAGGAGCTCGAGCGGCTGCTGGAGAGCGGCGGCGACTGGCGCGCGTTGGCCGCCCGCCTGGGCTACGAGGACGAGGCCGTGGGCACCTTCGCCCGGGGCCAGGCGCCCGCCCGCACCCTGCTCGCCACCTGGGCGGCCGCCGAGGGCGCCACCGTGGAGGCGCTGGCCCAGGCGCTGGCCGCCATCGGCCGGCCGGACGCGGCCGAGCGCCTGGCCGCCCCCGCCGACGCCAGCTCCCTCGTCTGA
- the LOC138066252 gene encoding D-serine dehydratase-like isoform X2, protein MDGAGGGGPGAPQVSGTMWLGRRLEELPTPALAVSEATARRNAERMRERCRALGVRLRPHVKTHKTLEGAALATGGTRRGIAVSTLAEARFFAAAGFDDILYAYPLPGGRLEECAALAERLDAFQVLLDSPAGLARLRQRPLAAGKRWLAWLKLDCGNGRAGVQPTDPGALELARAIAEEAPTEVELVGVYAHCGNTYRCSSVPEIQAIARATTAAVLDFVAKLRQAGVPCPQASIGSTPSCSHPVPEMGELTELHPGNYIFYDLQQTLLGCCRPEDVALRVLTRVVGHYPRRNQLLVDCGWTALSLHGQGQLPTGYAAVEGHPELRVVGMTQEHGQLEPAAGPLDFGRFPVGSVLALIPFHACATAAMHPVYYVHAEGKVVALWHPVRGW, encoded by the exons atggacggagCGGGTGGCGGAGGGCCGGGTGCCCCACAAGTCtcg GGCACCATGTGGCTGGGCCGGCGCCTGGAGGAGCTGCCCACGCCGGCGCTGGCCGTGTCCGAGGCCACGGCGCGACGCAACGCCGAGCGCATGCGGGAGCGCTGCCGGGCCCTGGGCGTCCGCCTGCGCCCCCACGTCAAGACGCACAAGACGCT GGAGGGCGCCGCGCTGGCCACGGGCGGCACGCGCCGCGGCATCGCCGTCTCCACGCTGGCCGAGGCGCGCTTCTTCGCCGCCGCCGGCTTCGACGACATCCTCTACGCCtacccgctgcccggcggccgcctgGAGGAGTGCGCGGCGCTGGCCGAGCGCCTCGACGCTTTCCAGGTGCTGCTCGACAGCCCCGCCGGCTTGGCCCGCCTGCGGCAGCGCCCGCTGGCcgccggcaagcgctggctcgcCTGGCTCAAGCTGGACTGCGGCAACGGCAGAG CCGGCGTGCAGCCCACGGACCCCGGCGCCCTGGAGCTGGCCCGGGCCATCGCGGAGGAGGCGCCCACCGAGGTAGAGCTGGTCGGGGTGTACGCGCACTGCGGGAACACCTACCGCTGCAGCAGCGTGCCCGAGATCCAGGCCATCGCCCGCGCCACCACAGCCGCCGTGCTCGACTTCGTGGCCAA GTTGCGACAGGCCGGCGTGCCCTGTCCCCAAGCCAGCATCGGCTCCACGCCGTCCTGCAGCCACCCCGTGCCGGAGATGGGCGAGCTCACCGAGCTGCACCCGGGCAACTACATCTTCTACG ACCTGCAGCAGacgctgctgggctgctgccggccGGAGGACGTGGCGCTGCGCGTCCTCACCCGCGTCGTGGGCCACTACCCGCGCCGCAACCAGCTGCTGGTGGACTGCGGCTGGACGGCGCTGAGCCTCCACGGCCAGGGCCAGCTGCCCACGGGCTACGCCGCCGTCGAGGGCCACCCCGAGCTCAG GGTGGTGGGCATGACGCAGGAGCACGGCCAGCTGGAGCCCGCTGCCGGCCCCCTCGACTTCGGCCGCTTCCCCGTGGGCAGCGTGCTGGCGCTCATCCCCTTCCAC GCCTGCGCCACCGCCGCCATGCACCCCGTCTACTACGTGCACGCGGAGggcaaggtcgtggccctgtggCACCCCGTGCGCGGCTGGTAG
- the LOC138066252 gene encoding uncharacterized protein isoform X1 translates to MDGAGGGGPGAPQVSGTMWLGRRLEELPTPALAVSEATARRNAERMRERCRALGVRLRPHVKTHKTLEGAALATGGTRRGIAVSTLAEARFFAAAGFDDILYAYPLPGGRLEECAALAERLDAFQVLLDSPAGLARLRQRPLAAGKRWLAWLKLDCGNGRAGVQPTDPGALELARAIAEEAPTEVELVGVYAHCGNTYRCSSVPEIQAIARATTAAVLDFVAKQVRHIWPEPGTSGGRRAGKDGAGPGLVQHSSGPRQPAGSAARSPGSAAMLGGGYGPPKPRLVPRPEPPAVPAPRTSVVPAPRTPASPAPCCWGTRTPSQVLGAKPMQQGPLTLAVPAPQAQRFPRPRPRHFPHPDPSSSHAPPRGDQDPVGAERPPNPGPCGQTDAAGSPNPGGSCALALVAPAPRPQWFPYPDPSSSHTPTLAVPTHQPWWFPHPKPGGSCTLNLVVPTHQPWWFLHPNPGGSHTPTLVVPAPQPQQLPHPNPGGSRTPNLVVPAPQPWWFLHPEPGATHTPTLVVPVPQPWWFPHPNPGGSRTPNLVVPTPQPWWFLQSDPGSSRTPTLVVPAPQPWWFPYPEPGGSRTPNPAVPAP, encoded by the exons atggacggagCGGGTGGCGGAGGGCCGGGTGCCCCACAAGTCtcg GGCACCATGTGGCTGGGCCGGCGCCTGGAGGAGCTGCCCACGCCGGCGCTGGCCGTGTCCGAGGCCACGGCGCGACGCAACGCCGAGCGCATGCGGGAGCGCTGCCGGGCCCTGGGCGTCCGCCTGCGCCCCCACGTCAAGACGCACAAGACGCT GGAGGGCGCCGCGCTGGCCACGGGCGGCACGCGCCGCGGCATCGCCGTCTCCACGCTGGCCGAGGCGCGCTTCTTCGCCGCCGCCGGCTTCGACGACATCCTCTACGCCtacccgctgcccggcggccgcctgGAGGAGTGCGCGGCGCTGGCCGAGCGCCTCGACGCTTTCCAGGTGCTGCTCGACAGCCCCGCCGGCTTGGCCCGCCTGCGGCAGCGCCCGCTGGCcgccggcaagcgctggctcgcCTGGCTCAAGCTGGACTGCGGCAACGGCAGAG CCGGCGTGCAGCCCACGGACCCCGGCGCCCTGGAGCTGGCCCGGGCCATCGCGGAGGAGGCGCCCACCGAGGTAGAGCTGGTCGGGGTGTACGCGCACTGCGGGAACACCTACCGCTGCAGCAGCGTGCCCGAGATCCAGGCCATCGCCCGCGCCACCACAGCCGCCGTGCTCGACTTCGTGGCCAA GCAGGTCCGGCACATCTGGCCGGAGCCCGGCACATCTGGCGGGCGCCGGGCAGGGAAGGATGGCGCCGGGCCAGGACTGGTTCAGCATTCCTCGGGGCCTCGGCAGCCGGCCGGCTCGGCTGCGCGCTCGCCAGGCTCGGCggccatgctggggggggggtacggcccccccaaaccccggcTGGTCCCACGTCCCGAACCCCCGGCTGTTCCGGCGCCCCGAACCTCGGTCGTTCCCGCGCCCCGAACCCCGGCCAGTCCCGCACCCTGTTGCTGGGGTACCAGGACCCCGTCCCAGGTCCTTGGGGCCAAGCCGATGCAGCAGGGTCCCCTGACCCTGGCGGTTCCCGCGCCCCAAGCCCAGCGGTTCCCGCGCCCCCGACCCCGGCACTTCCCGCACCCCGACCCCAGCAGTTCCCACGCTCCGCCTCGGGGAGACCAGGACCCCGTGGGTGCAGAACGGCCCCCAAACCCAGGTCCTTGTGGCCAAACCGATGCAGCAGGGTCCCCCAACCCTGGTGGTTCCTGTGCCCTGGCCTTGGTGGCTCCCGCACCTCGACCTCAGTGGTTCCCATATCCTGACCCCAGCAGTTCCCACACCCCAACCCTGGCGGTTCCCACACACCAACCCTGGTGGTTCCCGCACCCCAAACCTGGTGGTTCCTGCACCCTGAACCTGGTGGTTCCCACACACCAACCCTGGTGgttcctgcaccccaaccctgGTGGTTCCCACACCCCAACCCTGGTGgttcctgcaccccaaccccagCAGCTCCCACACCCCAACCCTGGTGGTTCCCGCACCCCAAACCTGGTGgttcctgcaccccaaccctgGTGGTTCCTGCACCCTGAACCTGGTGCTACCCACACCCCAACCCTGGTGGTTCCTGTACCCCAACCCTGGTGGTTCCCACACCCCAACCCCGGTGGTTCCCGTACCCCGAACCTGGTGGTTCCCACACCCCAACCCTGGTGGTTCCTGCAGTCTGACCCCGGAAGTTCCCGCACCCCAACCCTGGTGgttcctgcaccccaaccctgGTGGTTCCCGTACCCCGAACCTGGTGGTTCCCGCACCCCAAACCCAGCGGTTCCTgcaccctga